In a single window of the Elaeis guineensis isolate ETL-2024a chromosome 8, EG11, whole genome shotgun sequence genome:
- the LOC140851095 gene encoding large ribosomal subunit protein uL11x — protein sequence MPPKFDPSQVVDVYVRVTGGEVGAASSLAPKIGPLGLSPKKVGEDIAKETAKEWKGLRVTVKLTVQNRQAKVSVVPSAAALVIKALKEPERDRKKTKNIKHNGNISLDDVIEIARVMRPRSMAKDLAGTVKEILGTCVSVGCTVDGKDPKDLQQEITDGDVEIPSE from the coding sequence ATGCCGCCCAAATTTGATCCCTCCCAGGTCGTGGACGTGTACGTCCGCGTCACCGGCGGCGAGGTCGGCGCGGCGAGTTCCCTCGCCCCCAAGATCGGTCccctgggcctctcccccaagaAGGTCGGCGAGGACATCGCCAAGGAGACGGCCAAGGAGTGGAAGGGTCTGCGCGTCACGGTGAAGCTGACCGTCCAGAATCGCCAGGCCAAGGTGTCGGTGGTGCCCTCCGCCGCTGCCCTGGTGATCAAGGCCCTCAAGGAGCCGGAGCGCGACCGTAAGAAGACCAAGAACATCAAGCACAACGGCAACATCTCCCTCGATGACGTCATCGAGATCGCGCGGGTGATGCGCCCGAGATCCATGGCCAAGGACCTCGCCGGTACGGTCAAGGAGATTCTCGGCACCTGCGTCTCCGTCGGCTGCACCGTCGATGGCAAGGACCCCAAGGACCTCCAGCAGGAGATCACCGACGGCGACGTCGAGATCCCCTCCGAATAG